From Arcobacter arenosus:
ATTTCTCTACATCTTCATGTAGTAAATAGTTTTATCATATTCGGTTTATAAAGATTATTATCTTAACAAACCTTTTATTGTTAAAGAACGTTTGAATCGATACTCTTAACTTCTTTTCGTTAAGTGTGTCACTCAAATTGGACGGGAATTATAATAGAATTTTTACCCCTTGTCAAGAGTTTTATATTAAATATAGCTTAAATTTGGAAAGTTTTCCTCACCTCCTCTTTTTTAGCTTTTTTTAATATTTAACATTGTTAATATATATAACAATATTTATAAAATGAATATAACTTCATTTATTAAAGGATTTATTAAGACTAACATATTAAAATGTCAAAAAATTTAGAAAGGAATACAATGTATAACAGAGATTATCTTACACAAGAAACATCTCAATACAGCTCTAATGTAGATTCATCAAGAGCACAGTTAATGAGCTTTTTAAAAGCAACTTATCAATTATTTGCTGGTTCTTTACTTGCAGCTACTGCAGGTGCATATATTGGATTAGATATGGTATCTACAATTGCAAGCTGGTATTGGGGATTAGTAATACTTGAATTTATTCTTTTATTTGCATTATTTGCAGTAAAAAATAAACCAGGTATAAATTTAGCGGTATTATTTGGATTTACATTTATGAGTGGTTTAACTATTACTCCACTTTTAAGTAATATTTTAATGATGCCTTCAGGTGCATCAATTGTTGCTCAAGCATTTTTGATGACTTCAGTTGCATTTGGTGGTATTTCAATGTTTGCAATGACAACTAAAAAAGATTTCTCTTCAATGGGGAAAATGCTATTTATTGCATTAATCATTTTAATTGTTGGTTCAATTTCAAACATTTTCTTTCAATCTCCACTTTTACAGTTAGGTATTGCGGGAGTTGGTGCATTATTATTCTCTGCATTTATTCTTTATGATACGCAACAAATTATTAAAGGTGGATTCGAAACACCAATTGAAGCAGCTATTGCTTTATATTTAGATTTCTTTAATCTATTTGTATCTTTATTACAAATTTTTGGAATCTTAAATAGCGATGACTAACAAAAACTAATATAGCTTCGATTTTCGAAGCTATATTATTCTACAATACTTCCATGGAAGAAAAAAACAATCTAAGACTTATTGATGCTAATTTAAATCGCCTTCGTGAAGGTATTCGTGTTGTGGAAGATATCTTTAGATATATCTATAATGACAAAAATACTGCCCTTAAACTAAAAAATTTAAGACACAAAGCACGAACTTCAAATTATACTGAACTTTTAGAAACAAGAGATGTACAAAACGATGTATTAAGAGCTTCAATAAAAAGTGAACAAAATCGTGATAATTTAAACTCTATATTAATAGCAAATTTTAAAAGAGCCCAAGAGAGTGCCAGGGTACTTGAAGAGTTTTGTAAATTAATATCAATAGAAGATAGTGAGAATTTTAAATATATTAGATATGAACTTTATATTTTAGAAACCGTTTTAACAAATATTACTTCAAACTCTAAATAGTTTAGAGTGTATTCTTTATAAAGTTTTTTTGCTTTTTTAAAATCTAAATTTGAAGAGCCTCCGCTAACACCTGATTTTTTAATATAATCAAATAAATCTTTTTTATTATCAAACTCTATATTATAATTGTGAATCTCAAACTCACAAATAAAACAGTTTAAGAATGCTTCTTTTATCTTCTCAACAGATAAAATTGGTGAAGATGTTTTTGTAATATCTTGAATTGTTTTAAAAGTATTAGACGTAAATAAGACAGCATTTATTTCATCAGTTGAAAGGCTTAGTTGTTTTACAAGCTTCTTTAAATCTTTTGACCACTGCATTGCCGAAGAGGATAAAATTATATCAAATCTCTTATTTTTTAAAAAAACTTCAAATTCACGAGAGTCAAAATCAAAACAATTTATTTCTATATTTTCACCCCTTGGATGAAGTTCACACATAGAAGGGGAAAAATCAATAGCATCATATCTTTCAATTTCCCAATTAATATATTTAT
This genomic window contains:
- a CDS encoding methyltransferase, which gives rise to MSVKNEFSKYAKEYNNFNIIQQIAAKALVRDIKSKPKKILEIGCGSGQVYKYINWEIERYDAIDFSPSMCELHPRGENIEINCFDFDSREFEVFLKNKRFDIILSSSAMQWSKDLKKLVKQLSLSTDEINAVLFTSNTFKTIQDITKTSSPILSVEKIKEAFLNCFICEFEIHNYNIEFDNKKDLFDYIKKSGVSGGSSNLDFKKAKKLYKEYTLNYLEFEVIFVKTVSKI
- a CDS encoding Bax inhibitor-1/YccA family protein, giving the protein MYNRDYLTQETSQYSSNVDSSRAQLMSFLKATYQLFAGSLLAATAGAYIGLDMVSTIASWYWGLVILEFILLFALFAVKNKPGINLAVLFGFTFMSGLTITPLLSNILMMPSGASIVAQAFLMTSVAFGGISMFAMTTKKDFSSMGKMLFIALIILIVGSISNIFFQSPLLQLGIAGVGALLFSAFILYDTQQIIKGGFETPIEAAIALYLDFFNLFVSLLQIFGILNSDD
- a CDS encoding thiamine-phosphate pyrophosphorylase, yielding MEEKNNLRLIDANLNRLREGIRVVEDIFRYIYNDKNTALKLKNLRHKARTSNYTELLETRDVQNDVLRASIKSEQNRDNLNSILIANFKRAQESARVLEEFCKLISIEDSENFKYIRYELYILETVLTNITSNSK